The genomic stretch gtttaatgggactttttaaaacttatcagtgggacttgaacttttggttgttttagaactttgcatgaaaactgatattttctttttaaactattgggcccaacttgcatattTTAGCAAGACCCCACCGAGATTTCATAATAAGTGTCTTTTCTCTTAGAAaccaatgaatatgtgaatgttttattaagtactagtttagGGCATTTTAACATTGAATTACTATTTCTAAAGAGTAATTCCCAAAGACGCCTCAAGagaaagaggacatgagaaagtgtCCCTATGCTTGAGAAGTTGGGAGTCTTAtgaatgctatgttgtgtactaggcctgacatatgttatgcagtaggtaTTGTGAGTCATTGTCAATctaatcctggtttggaacactggattgcagtaaagcgcactctcaagtatcttaggagaatgagagattatatgcttgtatattcatgcactacaagaaaaaatgcttttaataacaccaaaaatgtgttatcaaaacataccataacactttttgatgtgttaagaccgactatgttatcgtaggtcaaggtactttacataacactttatcattgttatacatatgtattattatactgtcaatgataacacactgtctgtgttattttaataaatagataagtgtttaattatattatttatagtcgattatataacacattttaatacttataaatttgtgttatactacactttagtataacacatattttgtgttatataatgaagttttcataacaaaattctttacataaaaagtgttattgtaatagatattataacacaattttcatattattttaatatttagataagtttaaattctcattatatattcatttatatagcactaatttattctattatattttaattttttttatataattaaaattaactttctaatatatactagcatcatcaaatgaacttgattttgaaataacaaaaagtaaaaacattcaacattgtattaacaatccacaaattagtttaaaacattcaacactgtcatcaacaacaaaatgttatttaagtattcaagtagtcttaaatattcaacatattgaaaagttactactttcagcacaaaatattctacaactGCCCAatacaaagccttcaaaattaagtatccttttctcctccaattgatgaagaaagagacatttttctcctgcaatagcagataaaaaaggtaaggtatatgcttaaaaaaattaaataatatgaatcaaataataaaattgtatACAATATAAGACCTAAGCAAGCAATACTAGGTGAAcatacttcaaaattcaaaatactgcTATCACAGTGAATAGATACATATTACAGTAAACAAACATTAACATTTTCAGGTTAAAGGGGCCTCAATTTCACCCTAAAGACATCTTTGGTTCAGGTGCTTAATTACTGAGACAGCATGTTAAAAGTTTGGGAGATTTGAGTTACAAACGCATTTAGAATGATACTATTATTTCTAGGGTAGATCCATCGAATCTCATATCTCATTGTAATATCCAATTCCACTTCTATTCGAGCTGCCTGATACTGTCTTTTTCCAAGTAATTGACTGGTACTTTTATCTCAATTAGGTTCATAAATTTCCAATTGTTTAAAAATTATAGAAACAACCATTTGAAATTGGTCTCCGATCCCAAGCCCTCTAAACAAGGGGAAATAACCATTTTGACAGGCATCCCATAGTAATAAACTGCCACAATATGGAATGCCACGTTCTGTATCATTGACAGAGAGTTTATCTATTCTACAGTCTACACAACCTGAATTTGAGAATTACTTTAAATATACATAGTAAAAAGTTACAGAATAACTTGACACCAACATGACAACAAAAGCAAAGTGGAAAAACCTGAATTTTGGCAACTGTATCAGGAGTACGAAGAATTCCTTGTGGAGACTCAGCAGCAAGTTTAACAGCTTCTTTATACTTCGTTTGCGCAAATAGTTCTTGGAATCGCTGGACAACCTGAAATCATTCACGGAATATTAATTTGTGATGAACCAACAAAAGGATGTAAAAATTATTCATCAAGACAGAAAGAAAGGAATAAATTTCTGATTAAGATTCTAGACCTATCAAACATTTTTGTCTTTTTTAATAAAGGGGGTGAATTAAATAATACTAAGCTAACCTGGTTGGGCACCAAGATCTATAACATGCAGCTTTGATGTAATTTGGCCAGCATTAAAAGTCTTTGTTGCAAAGGAAATGAGAGTATAAGGATTCTCATTCCCTAGAACCTGTATAAATTCGACAATCAATCAACAAATATGCATATCAAAAACAAGAGAATTAAGAGAGATAAAGAGAGGGAGAAGTTAATTTACGCACTTTAAATTGTGCAAAAGCAGCAGCATGAGCTTCCAGAGCTTGGCTTCTCTGTTGTTCCACTGAAAATAGTTGCATATtccctttgaccaaatttttcctctaaaaacagaGCAGAGAAATAAATCAAGTACAAGAAATAGGACAATTAAAGCTCAGAGTCTACCAAGCAATCAATAAGGTATTAAAGCATGTTGCAGGAAAATTCAAAAGGACCATTTGGACAAGGCTCTTTGGCACTAACTAGTTATAGGAGAAGCATTCCCTTCTATTCCAACTACATGGATTACATCATTACAAatgtaacatatatatataccaaGATCATCAAATATATTGGCTTGATGAGGATTTCCCTATGTAAAATCTATACATAAAGCATATCTGCATATGAGTATCAATCTACTAAATGATGCTACAATAtacaaaaaaatcaagaacaacaCCATAAGAGGGCAATCTTTTTCAATCTACTATACAAAATGCAGAGCATAATATACTAATTGGAATAAAAACCATGATAATATAAATGATTAGTGTCATTGCAGGCCATAATTTTTAAACATAATTTAGATTTCTAACTAGATATGCAATAATAAAATTAGACCCAatctaattaaagaaaataaaagattgtAGATTACATTCATTGAAATGATGTTATACCACTCGGATTGGAAGACCAACAAAGTTAAACTCTAGAACTGGTGCTAATGGTGTTGCAGAAGTCTTTCCTCTAGTGTGGTTATATTTACACGCTTTTCCAAATTTACACCCCCCTGACCTCAAATAATACTGCAAGAAGCTCAAGATTTTATAGCACCATAAATCTATTATTAGTCCAAAAGACACATTGCAGTCAAATATGTGGTATTAAAAGAGAGTAAAAAAATCTCCTGAAATCTTATAATATATAACTTTTAACATTCAAATAATCAGAATGAATCAAATGAAAAAATTCACAAAACAAGAGAAAAATATCAAATTATAATATCTAGAATTGTTGTAATTATAAAAACCTTGCATTCTGACTGCCCAGGATTTTCTGTGAACTTTtccctttcttttactttctccTTAGCACCCTTCAAAAcgataatttaaaaattaaaatcacAAGATAAGTGAATacaattgaaaaagaaaaagaattttTTTCCCAAAGAAACTATTTTCTTATGAATATTAAACATAATTCAGCTGCAACGAAAGTATCAAGTCCAGAAGGCAGGAAAGATACTATTCCTCCAAAAGTTAGCATATATGCTTTAGTTGGGATAACTAACTTCCTTTCTCCATGCCAAGAGCAAAAAATACAGCAAAACGAGTGCCTCTAATGTTATCCATAACTAGCAAAATTCCCCCAACAAAACCCACCAACCATAACACAACCCAACAAAGAAGTACATCATATATATAGAAACAAATATCGGAAAAGGTAAAAGAAAAAAAGACACTAAATAGATAAAGACCCACAAAGATAAAGACAACGCATACACAAACAACTTCATTTTTTGGTGAAGTATTGATATAAGATTATATGGGTAAGAattgaagaattagaagaagaagaagaagaagaagaagaagaagaagaaagcccTAACTTGATATGTGTctccaatttttttaaaactGAATATACAAGGGAAGCAAGCCCAACCCAGGAGTGTGACCACACTATACAGGAGAATGGATGTGCAGATGTGGAAATGGGAACTACAGAGCAAGAACAAAGAAGAATCAGgaagcaaagaaaaaaaaagaaaggaatacGGAAGAAACTCAAACAATAGGACCACCAAACTCAATTCACTGATCTTCATAGAAGCAACTTCTCATTAATCCAAAACATTTCAATAGTCTGATCTCAATTAAAATGATATATACATTTATTTCCATGGAAATTACCCAAAACAAAGCTTAGTTTTCTATCTAGTTTTGGATTCTCTAACCCAATATTTTGCACAAGAGTGAGCCagattataaaatgaaaagagCAGAAAAACTATCAATACACAAGCAAAGAAACTACAGCAATCAGATTCATTGAAATAGCCTCAACGGATGCAATATTATTAGCAAATAAGGTTACTTAACAATACATGTAATCAAAATACTAGCCCCTTATTCTTTGCCATTGAAGAGAGTTCTATGCCAAGAAGATCCCAACTTCTCAGTATTCGACTGCTGTGTCTAATAAGTTTAGAGATGAGAAGTTGAAGCAATCTGATGAATCACTTAGAACAGTCATGTATTTAAGTTATTGGGGTCCCAAAAATTGAGACCATTTCGTGTgtgtctttttattttttgtaacatattctATCAATTTTTAATGAAATTAGTACATACATGGTTATAAATTAAATCACTTGCCTTTCAAACATATCTAGTTCACTATTGAACTTTACTGATCATGACCTGAAAACCAAGCTATGGTAGActgtacactactacaaaattgacatgggacgatggttttaaaccgtcgtATGGACTCTTGTACGTCGGTTCTAATACCGTCGTATGGACTCTCGTACGTCGGTtcaatgtcatgccatgtaaaACATGAAACGAAAATTTAAATAAAAGCGTCATCTCCTGTCGTACATGAGAGGATAGTTCCTATACAAACATTGTCTCTTTAAGTACATGTGATGATAGTTTCTGTGCAAGCGTCATCCACTGCAGTAAATGAGATGACAGTTGCTACTCAAGCGTCATCCTACTGCAGTACATGAGATAATAGTTTATGTGCAAGCATCGTCCCCTGCAATACATAAGACGACAGTTTTTTGGAAGCCGACGTCCAATGTAGAATATGGGAATttttttcatttctctattttcaactattatatgtattcataaattcttgtgtaattacaacatagttTAGACAGAATCAGCAAGCAGACAATCAATAGAACTCGGTATTTTCCAAATCTAAAAACTACAAGATCAAATATGTAGGAATTCTTGCCTTAACTATGTAAGTGCATGACTTAAATATAATTACTTTGTTTTTTAATTCTAATTACAAAAGTTACCCTAACTTTGGCTCATCCGCTCAAGGAGCTTGGCTGTCCATTCATTTTGAGTTTCATTGATATCGTCATGGTTAAATGTGTTCTTCCCACCACACtacaaaaatcaaaataaaaaattaagttagAAACTAAATTGAATAGAATTGTAGTTCAACTATTATGAATATATAATATCAATATGAGGATACACAACACTAACTCAATCCAAATTCATCCGCACCAAACATGCTTATTGGAGATACGCATAAAAAATCATTGACTTATTTTAAATCATTGCAAAAACAAAAGAACagaacaaaaattaaattttaattagattCAAATTAGCTCTTGTATATGCAAGAATCATAGACAAACAATGAACTGACAATATCTTCCTTTAGGATTCACAATACCCATTTGAAGTAATATTATAAACACGAGAccataaatgaattaaaaatattCCAAGAGTTTAATCTGGATTGACAATGCCTAAGTTGTACAAAACTAGAAGAGCATATAGACATTATAGATCTAGGGCAGGTCACATGGGTGTTGAAGCAAATTTAATAGACTTTTGAGATATGGAAAACAAGCACAAGTGGAATTATAACTTACTCAAGATGATAAATTAAGAAAGCAAGCTTCCAAAATCATGAAAGAGAGAGTTCATGAATTTACTGGGGTATATTATATGAAGCGCATTGcccaatattgagagaaaaaataaTACTTAGGATTGGGTAAAATTTTGAATCTTTCATAAACATGTCAAATTTATTATTCTAAgctacaaaacaaaaacaaaaaatgccCACAAAGGATAAAGGACAACGCAATGACAAAGGTCCTCTCTTCTTCCATGAGAATGAAACCATCTTTACCTCGGTCTTCAAGCAACTGTCTGAATTGCTCTGTCAAAGCCCTCTTTGGCCGATGCCGACCTTTTAATGAGGATGTGATCTGGATGTGCAAGTTTCAATTGGCTGCAAAAACAACCCTATTCATTAAACAAAAAATCAACTCTCTAAATATCTACTTCGGTAAGTGGTGGAATTGTAATTCTGAGGGGTCACATCAGAATGAATATAAAGTGGGCAAGAAAAAGCAATAGAAACACACTGAAATAATAGCCAGTAAAATGGGATTTATGTGGATTTTCTCAAGCATCTTGATGAAAACTTTACATTCTAAATcagcaaataaaaaataaaatatttccaaGCAAGCACTACAAAATAAATACTTTAAAAGTTTATAGATGAAGATGATCTATGTGTCTACTATTGTAGTACGAAGACAGATGACAAAGGTGTAAATGaccatatatttataaatatatgtgtatatattttgACCAAAGAATTTGCTAATATATAAAACCCAATAATGTGGCAGAAAATTCTTGACAAATTAATTCCCAAAAGATACATAGTCAGTTGTGGGAATCAGCAGAGGTCTTACGTGGGGAAACGAGAGGCCAATGTGAAGACAGCACACAATTAGATTGGCAAGAGTTGCTGGATCCTTAGCATCCTGTCAAATAAGGGAACGGCACCATACAATATTTAAACTTCATGCATTATTCATGTTTTCAGTACCATTTTGTCACGTTTTAAAAGCATCGTTTGAAACATATATTAATTTCTTTTAGAGGTATGAATAAAATTTCAAAGGGAAAAAAGTCCATAAAAGCAACAAggaaaaaagaaagaataaaacacTAAGTTGGCTTGAAGTATAAAAGAAGTTTCATTCTTAAAGCATTTTTTTAAAAGACAGAGAGGAAGTAATCACATGTTATTGTAAAATATCAtctaaagaaacaaaaattgtgAAGGGGGCATGGGAAACAACTCCAGAAAAATAACTAATAGGATACTTGCCTTGTTAAGTGCTTCAAGCAGCAGAGTTTCAGCTTCATCAAAGTTATTCATGTGCATGCAGCAAATGACTTTCCCATTAAGAACCGAACTGGTCATCTGATATTTCTCAGAGAAATCTTGGAAGATAAGATATGCTTCTTGTATTTTAGAGCCACCCTATTTGACATGCATGAAATATGAATATTTGCAACCGCCCATTCATTCAGAGGGAAATATTAAAACAATAAATCTATGTATATACATACCACTGCCAGATTGAGCCATGATGTTGCAAGTTGTGTTAGTGTGTGATCCTCATCTATCTGTTGCATGACTCTAAGATGTCTTTCTGCATAATCTGCCCTGTGCATCTTGATGAATATTTGGACATTCAATGCATTGCTGCAAAAGCAGGAGCAGCAATAATTAGGCTCGATAAACTGACAACTTCTAGTAAGAGCTTTCATGCCTTCTGCCTCAGTATCATGGTTTTTAAAATCGTTTGCGGCGTACACCTTGAGGTGAGGCAGTGAAAAAAATGCCTCTGAGGCTTACCCTCAGCAGTCTGGGATGAGGcataacacaatttttttttttaaatgaagtaCCACAACTTGTATTATTACTGAAAAGGataatacaaacagaataatgtTTACAAAGATTGTACAACCATCTTACAAGAAAATATAAAACAGTGTTAATAAAATACAGGAAAACACAAAACTATATTGTACAATTTTCAatagaaaggaaagaaagaaagaaaaacaacgTTAGTCATACAACATTATTACCATTCGTCATCAATGAGAGCCGAAGCTTTTATGTACAACTTTTCTCGTAAACAAACTAAGTGAGCTTACTAAATATGGAAATAACTAATCTAACATTACAACAAATCACATAAATGCCATAAGGTTTGATACATATTTATTCTTATGTGCTATTTGTTATATagcatttatttatattttgacatgTGTCTTGTGCACCTCTTGTATTTACTATATAAATGCATTATAATCACCCAGTCATCACTAGGATTACCTTGCTTTCTTTTTTGCCCCCATCGTAATTACAGAATAGCAACATGGTAGTAAGTACCTCAAAAAACTTCAAATTCAATGCTTAGCTATAACATCAAGAGAAAAATGGCATGCTCGTACAAGTAGCGAAGTTAGGTATCAATATCAAGAACCACTAAAAGAAACATATTCAAACACAAAAATATGAATTACTTGAAATTGACTCAAGAAAACATATACAAAGCATTTTGAGAATTCTAAATCAAATACACAATTCATATGAAACACACATACCTCAACACTGTCTAAAAGTATCATATACTCATTCTTCAAATTCAATTACAAAGGTTTTCCCCTACATTTAAAAATAACATTAATTATAGTCAACCAGAGAGATAAATAATTTACTTTCATGCCATGATCAAACATTTTCTAGTTGTTTGAGGCATTTTCTCAAACATCTAATGTGCATTGGATCTGAGAAATAGAGACTGAT from Humulus lupulus chromosome 5, drHumLupu1.1, whole genome shotgun sequence encodes the following:
- the LOC133777620 gene encoding zinc finger CCCH domain-containing protein 26-like, which codes for MKISELSLVVLLFEFLPYSFLFFSLLPDSSLFLLCSSHFHICTSILLYSVVTLLGWACFPCIFSFKKIGDTYQGAKEKVKEREKFTENPGQSECKYYLRSGGCKFGKACKYNHTRGKTSATPLAPVLEFNFVGLPIRVRKNLVKGNMQLFSVEQQRSQALEAHAAAFAQFKVLGNENPYTLISFATKTFNAGQITSKLHVIDLGAQPGCPAIPRTICANEV